From a region of the Gossypium raimondii isolate GPD5lz chromosome 10, ASM2569854v1, whole genome shotgun sequence genome:
- the LOC105778146 gene encoding la protein 1, translating to MPLLKLSELPLPSGFLKMVSIFQGRKVGRSTALFEPEELLEQLDSRTIAASPFEFNVKMEDVEAFFGKYAKVTSVRLPRHVANKKYFCGTALIEFSAEEDAQKVLEQSLVYAGAELQLKPKKDFDAIREEEAEEYEDNHPVTGSNRDNRSNAGHKYPKGLVVAFALKNISGGDSAEKNGSDEPAKDGATEKNEEKTTENDEDNKDKVDDKQPVSGDETENKSPVQKDEGTEHKNTASVFKDEMNVVLREDLKEAFQKFGTVKYIDLKAGEEKGYIRFDEPEVAQKARAAAVLANEGGLVVKNFIATLEPVTGDAEREYWSLLRSNQEKHRGNKRFQGRGGKHFRGGKRGRGRENYSPNKARRS from the exons ATGCCGTTGCTGAAACTCTCAGAACTTCCTCTTCCCTCAGGGTTTCTGAAGATG GTTTCGATCTTTCAGGGAAGAAAAGTTGGTAGAAGCACCGCACTATTTGAGCCTGAAGAATTGTTAGAGCAATTAGACAGTAGAACAATTGCTGCATCACCATTTGAGTTTAATGTCAAGATGGAAGATGTAGAAGCCTTTTTTGGTAAATATGCTAAG GTAACTAGTGTGAGGTTACCTCGTCATGTAGCAaacaaaaagtatttttgtgGCACTGCTTTGATTGAATTCTCAGCTGAGGAAGATGCACAAAAGGTTTTGGAGCAAAGCTTGGTTTATGCAGGCGCTGAATTGCAACTGAAACCTAA GAAGGATTTTGATGCTATaagagaagaagaagcagaagaaTATGAGGATAATCATCCAGTCACAGGTTCGAATAGAGATAACCGTTCGAATGCAG GTCACAAATACCCCAAGGGCTTGGTTGTTGCATTTGCATTGAAGAACATTTCAGGTGGGGACTCTGCAGAGAAAAATGGTTCTGATGAACCTGCAAAGGATGGTGCTACTGAGAAGAATGAAGAGAAGACTACAGAAAATGACGAAGATAACAAAGATAAGGTTGATGATAAACAACCTGTGTCGGGTGACGAAACGGAGAACAAAAGTCCCGTCCAGAAGGATGAGGGAACAGAACATAAAAACACTGCATCTGTTTTCAAAGACGAGATGAATGTTGTTTTACGGGAAGATTTGAAGGAGGCCTTCCAAAAATTTGGTACTGTGAAG TATATTGACTTAAAAGCTGGTGAGGAGAAGGGTTACATTCGGTTTGATGAACCTGAAGTAGCCCAGAAAGCTCGTGCTGCTGCAGTTCTGGCTAATGAAGGTGGTCTGGTTGTCAAAAATTTCATTGCCACTTTAGAACCAGTTACTG GTGATGCCGAGAGAGAATATTGGAGTTTACTTCGAAGTAACCAAGAAAAGCACCGTGGAAACAAGCGCTTCCAAGGAAG GGGAGGAAAGCACTTCAGAGGCGGAAAGCGTGGCCGGGGAAGAGAAAACTATTCACCAAACAAAGCTAGAAGAAGTTGA